A DNA window from Prevotella intermedia ATCC 25611 = DSM 20706 contains the following coding sequences:
- a CDS encoding ABC transporter ATP-binding protein translates to MIKYLQQRFALTEKGAKDLRKGIAFSTLMNLALMLPPTYLFFFLMEHIDAKTSTEPHTLWFYVLVAVLLAVFMFFIALRQYDSTYTTVYNESAQRRIGVAEKLRRLPLAFFGERNLSDLTSTVMEDCTMLEQTFSHAVPQLFASALSVVIIGVGMFSYNWHLALALFWVVPLAVTVLLLSRRQLHKAFVQHYKVKRGVTEQIQEGLECMQEIRSYSGEQAYCRSFDKRLKGYEHELVRGELVAGVFLNLAGMLLKLGMPTVILVGAWLLQQGEVSVFTYLAYLLASAMVYNPIIEVCNYLALLSFLDVRINRMKEIEGMPTQEGSAAVQLENYDIEFRNVSFAYETEKQVLHNVSFTARQGTVTALVGPSGGGKSTTAKLAARFWDIAEGQILVGGNNISKIDPETLLKHYSIVFQDVLLFNASIADNIRIGKRNATDEEVRHVARLAQCDDFISRMPQGYDTVIGENGETLSGGERQRISIARALLKNAPIILLDEATASLDAENETKIQAGISELVRNKTVIIIAHRMRTVRNADHIVVLSGGTVSEQGTPDELLARNGEFAHMVRLQQEKRQ, encoded by the coding sequence ATGATAAAATATCTTCAACAACGGTTCGCCCTCACCGAAAAAGGAGCGAAAGACTTGCGGAAAGGCATCGCCTTCTCTACATTGATGAACCTCGCATTGATGCTGCCGCCCACCTATTTGTTCTTCTTCCTCATGGAACACATCGACGCCAAGACCTCCACCGAGCCGCACACGCTGTGGTTCTATGTGCTTGTGGCAGTGCTCTTGGCAGTGTTTATGTTCTTCATAGCCCTCCGACAGTACGACAGCACCTACACCACCGTCTACAACGAGAGTGCGCAACGCCGCATCGGAGTGGCGGAAAAACTGCGCCGACTGCCCCTCGCTTTCTTCGGCGAACGCAACCTTTCCGACCTCACCTCTACCGTGATGGAAGACTGCACGATGCTCGAGCAAACCTTCTCGCACGCTGTTCCCCAGCTGTTTGCGTCGGCTCTGAGCGTCGTCATCATCGGCGTGGGCATGTTCTCCTACAACTGGCACCTGGCTTTAGCCCTCTTTTGGGTTGTTCCGCTCGCCGTAACCGTACTGTTGCTGTCGCGCCGTCAGCTCCACAAAGCCTTCGTTCAGCACTATAAAGTGAAGCGTGGCGTAACCGAACAGATACAGGAAGGGCTGGAATGTATGCAGGAAATAAGGTCGTACAGTGGCGAACAGGCATACTGCCGCAGCTTCGACAAGCGGCTGAAGGGCTACGAACACGAGCTGGTGCGTGGCGAACTCGTGGCAGGAGTCTTCCTCAACCTCGCCGGAATGCTGCTCAAACTCGGCATGCCCACCGTTATATTGGTGGGAGCGTGGCTGTTGCAGCAGGGCGAAGTGTCGGTATTCACCTACTTGGCTTACCTCTTGGCATCGGCAATGGTCTACAATCCCATTATCGAAGTGTGCAACTACCTTGCCCTTCTCTCCTTTCTCGATGTGCGCATCAACCGTATGAAGGAAATAGAAGGTATGCCCACGCAGGAGGGAAGTGCAGCCGTACAACTCGAAAACTACGACATCGAGTTCCGCAACGTAAGTTTTGCCTACGAAACCGAGAAGCAAGTGCTGCACAATGTCTCGTTCACGGCACGCCAAGGCACCGTTACCGCCCTCGTGGGACCGTCGGGTGGGGGCAAAAGTACTACTGCCAAGCTCGCCGCACGCTTTTGGGACATTGCCGAAGGACAAATTCTTGTGGGTGGAAACAACATCTCGAAGATTGACCCCGAAACTCTGCTGAAACATTATTCCATTGTTTTTCAAGACGTATTGCTGTTCAATGCCTCTATTGCCGACAATATCCGAATCGGCAAGCGCAACGCTACCGACGAGGAAGTGCGCCACGTTGCCCGACTGGCGCAGTGCGACGACTTCATCAGTCGAATGCCGCAAGGTTACGATACCGTTATCGGCGAAAACGGCGAAACCCTTTCGGGTGGCGAGCGGCAGCGCATTTCCATTGCCCGCGCCCTGCTGAAGAATGCCCCAATCATACTTCTCGACGAAGCCACCGCAAGCCTTGACGCCGAGAACGAGACGAAAATACAAGCGGGCATCTCCGAACTGGTGCGCAACAAAACCGTCATCATCATCGCCCACCGTATGCGCACCGTCCGCAATGCCGACCACATCGTGGTGCTTAGCGGCGGTACGGTGAGCGAACAGGGCACGCCCGACGAGCTGTTGGCTCGCAACGGCGAGTTCGCACACATGGTTCGTCTGCAACAGGAAAAACGGCAATAA
- a CDS encoding efflux RND transporter permease subunit, whose product MKIVKINSKFKQLADWILCHRLVVGALFAVIVAFSFVGAKRIVMKTSFDDYFVSDDPMLLKTNEFKSIFGNDYYVAVLVKNKDIFSQRSLTLIRELSNELKDSLSYADKVTSLTDIEFAVGTEEGMTIEQIVPDEIPSDAASLNVIRQKAYSKPYLAKKMVSNDGTMTWIMVKLRPFPEDSVWKKTSDIAPDMITGKEAGHIIGKAKYAELSPNAAGMPYLGYEKFVYLKSELGRLFLFAFIISIVVMFIVTRSLRGVVAPLLTSVFGLLISFGIIGWTGIYIDMTTTMIAVILTFACSIAYNIHLYNFFKTQFVETGKRRESIKEAVGETGWGVLLSGLTTVAAMMTFLSMKIVPMRAIGINTSLCLLAVLLTCLLLTPILLSFGKDREPAADMSKSFEGYIGKRFEQFGSFVIRNHRSIVVSSVVLTIFCGIGLFSIEPAFDIEKTMGRKIPYVKKFLDLCETDLGSIYSYDLMITLPHDNDAKKPENLQKLDRLAEIAGGYKLTKRHNSITDIVKDMNCTLNGNKQQFYRIPDNADMVAQLLLLYENAGGTESEYWMDYDYKRLRLQLEMKDYNSNEAEKEMNDLQAEARKLFPGAHVSVVGSIPQFTVMQQYVERGQMWSMLLSVLVIGVILVLVFGNWKVGLVGMIPNIAPAIIVGGMMGWLGYPLDMMTASLIPMVLGIAVDDTIHFINHSHVAYDRCGNYAEAINRTFRTEGLAIVMSTVVISATFTGFVFSDGTQMRNWGILAVAGMMSALLADLFLAPILFKYLRVFGNDKRTSSEAVNELPKERQTNFLSNNKTP is encoded by the coding sequence ATGAAAATCGTAAAAATCAACAGTAAATTCAAGCAGTTGGCAGACTGGATACTCTGCCACCGTCTTGTGGTCGGTGCGTTGTTCGCAGTCATCGTCGCCTTCTCGTTTGTGGGAGCGAAGCGCATCGTGATGAAAACTTCGTTCGACGACTATTTCGTGAGCGACGACCCGATGCTGCTCAAGACCAACGAGTTCAAGTCTATCTTCGGCAACGACTACTATGTGGCGGTGCTGGTGAAAAACAAGGACATCTTCTCCCAACGCAGCCTGACGCTCATTCGCGAACTGAGCAACGAACTGAAAGACAGCCTGTCGTATGCCGACAAGGTAACGTCGCTCACCGATATTGAGTTTGCCGTAGGTACGGAGGAGGGTATGACCATCGAACAGATTGTCCCCGACGAGATTCCGTCTGATGCCGCTTCGCTGAATGTAATCCGGCAGAAAGCGTACAGCAAACCGTATTTGGCAAAGAAGATGGTGTCAAACGACGGCACGATGACGTGGATTATGGTGAAACTGCGGCCGTTCCCCGAAGACAGCGTGTGGAAGAAGACGAGCGACATTGCGCCCGATATGATTACGGGCAAAGAAGCGGGACACATCATCGGCAAGGCGAAATACGCCGAACTGTCGCCCAACGCCGCGGGAATGCCCTATCTGGGCTACGAGAAATTCGTTTATCTCAAAAGCGAACTGGGGCGGCTGTTCCTCTTTGCCTTCATCATCTCCATCGTTGTGATGTTCATCGTAACCCGTTCGCTGCGCGGCGTTGTTGCACCACTGCTCACGTCCGTGTTCGGACTGCTCATCAGTTTCGGCATCATCGGCTGGACGGGCATTTACATTGACATGACCACGACAATGATAGCCGTGATACTGACTTTTGCCTGCTCCATCGCCTATAACATTCACCTGTACAATTTCTTCAAGACGCAGTTTGTTGAAACAGGCAAGCGCAGGGAATCAATCAAGGAAGCCGTAGGCGAAACCGGTTGGGGCGTGTTGCTGTCGGGACTTACCACCGTGGCTGCCATGATGACGTTCCTGTCAATGAAGATAGTACCGATGCGAGCCATCGGCATCAACACCTCGCTCTGTCTGCTTGCCGTGCTGCTCACCTGCCTGCTGCTCACACCCATCCTATTGTCGTTCGGCAAGGACCGCGAGCCTGCCGCCGATATGTCGAAGAGTTTTGAAGGATATATCGGCAAACGATTCGAACAGTTCGGCAGTTTCGTGATACGCAACCATCGTTCCATTGTCGTTTCGTCGGTTGTGCTGACTATCTTCTGCGGTATCGGACTCTTCTCCATCGAGCCGGCGTTCGACATCGAAAAGACGATGGGGCGGAAGATTCCCTACGTAAAGAAATTCCTCGACCTCTGCGAAACCGACCTCGGTTCGATTTATTCCTACGATCTTATGATTACCTTGCCGCACGACAACGACGCCAAGAAGCCGGAGAATTTGCAGAAACTCGACCGACTGGCAGAGATTGCGGGTGGCTACAAGCTGACGAAACGCCACAATTCCATCACCGACATCGTGAAAGATATGAACTGTACGCTCAACGGCAACAAGCAGCAGTTCTACCGTATTCCCGACAATGCCGATATGGTGGCGCAGTTGCTGTTGCTCTATGAGAATGCGGGCGGTACGGAATCGGAATACTGGATGGATTACGACTACAAGCGGCTGCGGTTGCAGTTGGAGATGAAAGACTACAACTCCAACGAGGCGGAAAAGGAAATGAACGACTTGCAGGCGGAGGCGCGCAAGCTCTTTCCCGGCGCACACGTCTCGGTGGTAGGCAGCATACCGCAGTTCACCGTGATGCAGCAGTATGTGGAGCGCGGGCAGATGTGGTCGATGCTGTTGTCGGTATTGGTCATAGGCGTTATCCTCGTGCTTGTCTTCGGCAACTGGAAAGTGGGGCTCGTTGGGATGATACCGAATATTGCCCCCGCCATCATCGTGGGCGGTATGATGGGTTGGTTGGGCTATCCGCTCGATATGATGACAGCCTCGCTCATTCCGATGGTCTTGGGTATTGCCGTCGACGACACCATTCATTTCATCAACCACAGCCATGTGGCATATGATAGGTGCGGCAATTATGCAGAAGCCATCAACCGAACTTTCCGCACCGAAGGACTCGCCATCGTCATGTCCACAGTCGTCATCTCGGCCACGTTTACGGGCTTCGTCTTCTCCGACGGCACACAGATGCGCAATTGGGGCATTCTGGCTGTGGCCGGTATGATGTCGGCACTGCTGGCAGACCTCTTTCTCGCGCCAATTCTTTTCAAGTATCTCCGTGTATTCGGGAATGATAAGCGGACTTCCTCGGAAGCGGTAAATGAACTTCCCAAGGAACGACAAACGAACTTCCTTAGTAATAACAAAACACCATAA
- a CDS encoding outer membrane lipoprotein-sorting protein: MKTKHFTLLLISILAVCGAQAAGLSGRDIMQKVRNRADGDTRYATIEMTLIQKSGHKRVRKLESWAMDIGNDTKKIMFFTYPGDVKGTGFLTWDYDNTAKTDDKWLYLPAMKKTRRISGKSSKTDYFMGSDFTYNDMSARSVDEEKHTLLREEMLGGQKCWVVESVPNDKDEIYTRRVTWVRQDCLMAVKAEYYDKLNKLHRRLTISNINKVQGFWTMHLMQMENVQTGHKTIIRMDNQKFNIKLSPNLFTVSQLEKGL, from the coding sequence ATGAAAACAAAACATTTCACATTGCTGCTCATCTCCATACTGGCGGTGTGCGGCGCGCAGGCAGCAGGGCTGTCGGGCAGAGACATCATGCAGAAAGTAAGAAACCGCGCAGACGGCGACACACGTTATGCCACCATCGAAATGACGCTCATTCAGAAGAGCGGGCATAAGCGTGTGAGGAAACTCGAATCGTGGGCAATGGACATAGGCAATGATACGAAGAAAATCATGTTCTTCACCTATCCCGGCGACGTGAAGGGTACGGGATTCCTCACTTGGGACTACGACAATACCGCCAAGACGGACGATAAGTGGCTCTATCTTCCGGCAATGAAAAAGACGAGGCGCATCAGCGGGAAATCGTCGAAAACCGATTACTTCATGGGCAGCGACTTTACCTACAACGATATGAGCGCCCGCAGCGTGGACGAAGAGAAGCATACGCTTCTGCGCGAAGAAATGTTGGGCGGTCAAAAATGTTGGGTGGTAGAGTCGGTACCCAACGACAAGGATGAGATTTACACACGCCGCGTCACCTGGGTTCGGCAGGACTGCCTGATGGCGGTAAAGGCGGAATACTACGATAAGCTGAACAAGCTGCACCGTAGGCTCACGATTTCCAACATAAATAAAGTGCAGGGCTTCTGGACGATGCACCTTATGCAGATGGAGAATGTACAGACGGGACACAAAACCATTATCCGTATGGACAATCAGAAGTTCAACATAAAGCTATCGCCTAACCTTTTCACTGTTTCCCAACTGGAGAAAGGACTCTGA
- a CDS encoding DUF1302 family protein → MKLFMLLLVPILSVQAAAQIDNTLPADSDTIGSECTPQETVEASDDNALQVQVKGFLDTYHAVRTEGRADWMASRTRARGELKLEKGAASLFLSLNATYNGILKERTGLELREAYLSYAKGNFDLRVGRQIVVWGVADALRVTDCVSPFDYTEFLAQDYDDIRMPVNGLRAKYTRGSVTLEAVCNPVADFFVLPTDERNPWAIRLPSAPQPYTTDLESGKPEKKIKNMEFGGRASVNLSGIDFSVSALRTWNKLPALCPALSGDGRTLHINGQYRRMTMLGADCSLPVGQFVLRAEVAEYIGEAQGSGLGQNAMRRNTLNALAGVDWYPGNDWNISVQYCHKYTSGNLAALSVYRNAGLATARLSKELLHNTLKLSTFAYIDVASGGIFNRLSASYSLNDDIELTAGYDYFHANKGKFAMYGKNSEAWVKMKYSF, encoded by the coding sequence ATGAAACTATTTATGCTCTTGCTTGTGCCGATACTCTCGGTGCAGGCAGCGGCCCAAATCGATAATACATTGCCGGCCGATAGCGACACCATCGGTTCGGAATGCACTCCACAGGAAACGGTCGAAGCATCGGACGATAATGCCTTGCAGGTGCAGGTGAAAGGTTTTCTTGACACCTACCATGCCGTCAGGACGGAGGGACGTGCCGACTGGATGGCTTCGCGAACTCGGGCGCGGGGAGAACTCAAACTCGAGAAAGGGGCGGCTTCGCTCTTCCTATCTCTGAACGCCACCTACAACGGAATATTGAAAGAACGCACAGGACTGGAATTGCGCGAGGCTTATCTCTCTTATGCAAAGGGCAACTTCGACCTGCGCGTGGGGCGGCAGATTGTCGTATGGGGCGTGGCGGATGCACTGCGCGTTACCGATTGCGTGTCGCCGTTTGACTATACAGAGTTTCTCGCACAAGACTACGACGACATTCGCATGCCCGTCAACGGGCTGCGTGCAAAATACACAAGAGGTTCGGTCACCCTTGAAGCCGTGTGCAATCCTGTGGCAGACTTCTTCGTGTTGCCGACAGACGAGCGCAATCCGTGGGCGATACGCCTGCCGTCTGCACCACAGCCTTACACCACCGACTTGGAAAGCGGCAAGCCGGAGAAGAAAATCAAGAATATGGAGTTTGGCGGACGGGCAAGCGTCAATCTCAGCGGAATAGACTTCTCCGTGAGTGCCTTGCGGACGTGGAACAAGTTGCCCGCCCTTTGCCCTGCCCTGTCGGGCGATGGAAGGACGCTCCACATCAACGGACAGTACCGCCGTATGACGATGTTGGGTGCCGACTGCTCATTGCCCGTCGGTCAGTTTGTCCTCCGCGCCGAAGTCGCCGAGTACATAGGCGAGGCACAAGGAAGCGGCTTGGGGCAGAATGCCATGCGGCGCAACACCCTCAACGCCCTTGCAGGGGTAGACTGGTATCCGGGTAACGACTGGAACATCAGTGTGCAGTATTGCCATAAATACACATCGGGCAATCTCGCAGCGCTCTCCGTCTATCGCAATGCCGGACTTGCCACAGCAAGACTCTCGAAGGAACTGCTGCACAACACGCTGAAACTCTCCACCTTTGCCTACATCGACGTGGCAAGCGGCGGCATCTTCAACCGCCTTTCCGCCTCCTATTCTCTCAACGACGATATAGAACTCACCGCCGGCTACGACTATTTCCATGCCAACAAAGGCAAGTTTGCCATGTATGGTAAGAACTCCGAAGCGTGGGTGAAGATGAAGTATAGTTTCTGA
- a CDS encoding site-specific integrase, whose protein sequence is MRSTFKTLFYINRQKTKADGKTTILCRITIDGKSTAITTGEECKSSEWNSRKGLTTDKKTNQRIDEFKELVEKTYQEILIKDGVVSVELLKNRLQGIATMPTTLLAMSKAELQSVKECVGKSRAEGTYQNLLYSDKLLTEFVKDKGMTDIVIATIPEDLFEEYRFYLKKRGLATATMNRYLCWLSRLMYRAVSQRLIRCNPFENAKYEKVKQKIRFLQKSDVAKLMALRVIDKEAEQARRMFIFACFTGLAIADMEHLQFGHIQTAADGQKYIRKERQKTKVEFIVPLHPIAEAIINQCKKEQLSMKEMQTVKGKGDDFIFHCACSRSVMSAKLSIVGKACGIRERLSYHMARHTFGTMSLSAGIPIESIAKMMGHASISSTQIYAQVTDNKISEDMDRLIRKHQKEEIREEAV, encoded by the coding sequence ATGAGAAGTACATTCAAGACACTATTCTATATCAACAGACAGAAGACAAAGGCAGACGGCAAGACCACCATTCTCTGCCGTATCACCATAGACGGAAAGAGTACCGCCATTACCACAGGCGAGGAATGCAAATCCTCCGAGTGGAACAGCAGGAAAGGACTGACAACCGACAAGAAAACCAATCAAAGAATCGACGAGTTCAAAGAACTTGTAGAAAAGACCTATCAGGAGATATTGATAAAGGACGGAGTGGTAAGCGTGGAACTGCTCAAGAACCGTTTGCAGGGGATAGCCACCATGCCGACAACACTTCTTGCCATGAGCAAGGCAGAACTGCAATCCGTTAAAGAGTGCGTGGGCAAATCAAGAGCTGAGGGAACCTATCAGAATCTTCTCTATTCAGATAAGTTACTTACGGAGTTTGTAAAGGATAAGGGAATGACGGATATAGTCATAGCCACTATACCGGAAGACTTGTTTGAAGAATACCGTTTCTATCTGAAAAAACGAGGCTTGGCAACAGCAACCATGAATCGCTATCTTTGTTGGCTGAGTAGGCTGATGTATCGTGCGGTCAGTCAAAGGCTCATTCGCTGTAATCCTTTTGAGAATGCCAAGTATGAGAAAGTGAAACAGAAGATACGCTTTCTGCAAAAGAGCGATGTTGCCAAACTCATGGCATTGAGAGTAATTGATAAGGAAGCAGAACAAGCAAGACGGATGTTTATCTTTGCCTGCTTTACGGGCTTGGCTATTGCTGATATGGAACATTTGCAATTTGGACACATTCAAACGGCAGCCGACGGACAGAAATATATCCGTAAAGAAAGGCAGAAGACAAAGGTGGAGTTTATTGTGCCCCTGCACCCGATAGCGGAGGCCATCATCAATCAATGCAAGAAAGAACAACTGAGCATGAAAGAAATGCAGACAGTGAAAGGAAAAGGCGACGACTTTATTTTTCACTGTGCTTGTAGCCGTAGCGTGATGAGTGCAAAGCTGAGCATCGTGGGTAAGGCGTGTGGCATCAGAGAACGGTTGTCCTACCACATGGCGAGGCACACATTCGGCACGATGAGTTTAAGTGCAGGGATACCTATCGAAAGCATTGCCAAGATGATGGGGCACGCCTCTATATCCAGTACTCAAATCTACGCACAGGTTACCGATAATAAGATTTCGGAGGATATGGACAGATTGATTAGGAAACATCAAAAAGAAGAAATAAGGGAGGAAGCCGTATGA
- a CDS encoding site-specific integrase → MKTEKMKVLLYLKKSGLDKSGKAPIMGRITIERSIVQFSCKLSCNPDLWNPRESRMDGKSHEAVEINGRLENLLLSIQSAYQSSVAKGQPFDAINVKELFQGSVQTRCMLIERLDMLIKEKESHIGIDIKEESVSAYHSTRKRLQEFIQKKYHVSDLAFSHLTESFIYELQTFCLGELGHQQSTFFRVAADLKTICRLAYREGLADTLLFDKVHIERGNKKALKALDKEALNKLKAICFGELEKEMETARDVFLFACYTGAAYYDLMELSKKHLVRDDAGSLWLKFNRQKTGVLCRIKLLPEAVRLIEKMHSDERETLLPFIKYPTYQSCLKALRLRAGISFPFTSHMARHTFATLITLEQGVPIETVSKMLGHTNVSMTERYAKVTPQKLFEEFNRFISFTEDMQLAI, encoded by the coding sequence ATGAAAACAGAAAAGATGAAGGTGTTGCTCTACCTTAAAAAGAGCGGTTTGGACAAGTCGGGCAAGGCTCCGATTATGGGACGTATTACCATTGAGCGTTCCATTGTTCAGTTTAGTTGTAAACTCTCCTGCAATCCCGATTTATGGAATCCACGTGAGAGCAGGATGGATGGTAAGAGCCATGAGGCGGTGGAGATTAATGGGAGATTGGAGAACCTGTTGCTTTCCATTCAATCTGCCTATCAGTCGTCGGTTGCCAAAGGACAGCCATTTGACGCAATCAATGTAAAGGAACTGTTTCAAGGCAGCGTTCAAACTCGCTGTATGCTCATCGAAAGACTGGATATGCTCATCAAGGAGAAAGAAAGCCATATCGGTATAGACATCAAGGAAGAGTCTGTGTCTGCCTATCATTCCACTCGGAAACGGTTGCAAGAGTTCATTCAGAAGAAATACCATGTTTCGGATTTAGCATTCTCGCATCTCACAGAAAGCTTTATCTATGAATTGCAGACATTCTGTCTTGGCGAACTCGGTCATCAGCAAAGCACATTTTTCAGAGTTGCAGCAGATTTGAAGACCATCTGTAGGCTGGCTTATCGTGAGGGGCTGGCTGATACGCTTCTGTTTGACAAAGTCCATATAGAACGCGGAAACAAGAAAGCACTCAAGGCACTTGACAAGGAAGCATTGAACAAACTGAAAGCAATCTGCTTTGGTGAATTGGAAAAAGAAATGGAAACCGCTCGTGATGTATTTCTCTTCGCTTGCTATACCGGTGCAGCCTATTATGATTTGATGGAACTAAGCAAGAAGCATCTTGTTCGTGATGATGCAGGTAGTTTGTGGTTGAAGTTCAACCGACAGAAGACGGGTGTGCTTTGTCGTATCAAGTTGTTGCCGGAAGCAGTTCGCTTAATTGAGAAAATGCACAGCGATGAAAGGGAAACGCTGCTGCCTTTCATCAAATATCCCACTTATCAGTCCTGTCTTAAAGCCTTGCGACTACGGGCAGGTATTTCTTTTCCCTTTACCTCGCACATGGCAAGACATACCTTTGCCACACTTATCACCTTAGAGCAGGGCGTTCCAATCGAAACGGTGAGTAAGATGCTCGGACATACGAACGTAAGTATGACCGAACGTTATGCAAAGGTTACACCACAGAAACTCTTTGAGGAGTTTAACCGTTTCATTTCTTTCACCGAAGATATGCAGTTGGCTATCTAA
- a CDS encoding DNA/RNA non-specific endonuclease has translation MKKILLTIPALLITIIAQAQTVLTIETKKEGTYTYTINRDADSIRVIEGVVVKVYPKNSTVSVDYPISKIAPLPVKNNANKNTKEDLAKNKEGWRLEFPRFYQGSNVTFEKSYYITDMKGNPVNFSIEWDGTKRANRWTCYQMYESVAEKKGKRKDAFKPDTDIPAKYRSELKDYASSGHSRGHLCPSYDRLCSAVANEQTFYLTNMQPQLQGHNGGVWAGLEQRIKDGWFYKKGTSEKKCDTLYIVKAATIDKKADIIGYTKQNVPNVNHLIIPKYFYMALLSYDCATNKYRAMGIWSPHVATKSVTEYITIDELEKRTGIDFFCNLPDDIETQVESTLDSDYWEVSPTKKSKK, from the coding sequence ATGAAGAAAATTTTGTTGACAATCCCTGCATTGCTGATAACTATTATCGCGCAGGCACAGACTGTACTTACTATCGAAACGAAAAAAGAAGGAACCTACACCTATACCATTAATAGAGATGCAGACAGCATACGTGTCATAGAAGGCGTTGTTGTCAAGGTCTATCCAAAGAATTCTACGGTGTCGGTCGACTACCCTATATCAAAGATTGCTCCCCTCCCTGTTAAAAACAATGCCAATAAGAATACCAAGGAAGACCTTGCTAAGAACAAAGAAGGATGGAGATTGGAGTTTCCACGCTTCTACCAAGGAAGTAATGTAACCTTTGAAAAGTCATATTATATAACCGACATGAAAGGAAACCCAGTTAACTTTTCCATTGAGTGGGACGGTACCAAGAGGGCCAACCGTTGGACTTGCTATCAGATGTATGAAAGCGTAGCCGAAAAGAAAGGGAAACGCAAAGATGCATTTAAGCCAGATACTGACATACCTGCAAAATACCGCTCTGAGCTGAAAGATTATGCCAGTTCGGGCCATTCGCGTGGACACCTATGCCCTTCCTATGACCGCCTATGTTCTGCTGTTGCCAATGAGCAGACTTTCTACCTTACTAATATGCAGCCACAGCTACAAGGTCATAATGGAGGAGTGTGGGCAGGACTGGAGCAACGCATTAAAGACGGGTGGTTCTATAAGAAAGGAACAAGCGAGAAGAAATGCGATACGCTTTACATTGTAAAAGCTGCGACTATAGATAAGAAGGCAGATATCATTGGATATACAAAACAAAATGTGCCGAATGTAAACCATCTGATAATTCCAAAGTATTTCTATATGGCTTTGCTTTCGTACGACTGTGCAACCAACAAGTATAGAGCTATGGGCATTTGGTCGCCACACGTAGCAACAAAGTCGGTTACCGAATACATCACTATCGATGAATTGGAAAAGCGTACCGGCATAGATTTTTTCTGTAACCTTCCAGATGATATTGAGACCCAAGTGGAAAGTACGCTTGACAGCGATTATTGGGAGGTCTCACCCACAAAGAAATCAAAAAAATAA
- a CDS encoding SDR family NAD(P)-dependent oxidoreductase: MKRAIVIGASSGIGHEVARLLIMQGWTVGVAARRTEKLEDLKNCAPERVFTAQIDVTNEKADGALYQLIEQMGGLNLYFHSAGIGWKNPTLEPEKEMKTMQTNGLGFVRMVGEAYRYFATHGGGHIVCITSVAGTKGLGAIPAYSATKAMQNTYLQALEQLANNHRYNIRFTDIRPGFVDTPLLSESSHFPMLMKTEDVAKSIMKAIEKKRHVSVIDGRWRIFTAVWRRIPNWIWRRMKLNN, encoded by the coding sequence ATGAAAAGAGCTATTGTAATAGGTGCCAGCAGCGGCATCGGGCATGAGGTGGCAAGGCTCCTCATCATGCAAGGGTGGACAGTTGGCGTGGCAGCACGCCGCACGGAGAAGTTGGAAGACTTGAAGAACTGTGCGCCAGAACGCGTATTCACAGCGCAGATTGATGTAACCAACGAGAAGGCAGACGGGGCTCTTTACCAGCTCATAGAGCAGATGGGAGGGCTGAACCTCTATTTCCATTCAGCAGGAATCGGGTGGAAAAATCCGACTTTAGAACCCGAAAAAGAAATGAAGACAATGCAAACCAATGGTCTTGGTTTTGTACGTATGGTGGGCGAAGCCTATCGCTATTTTGCCACACACGGTGGCGGACACATTGTCTGCATCACTTCCGTGGCAGGCACAAAAGGCTTGGGAGCCATTCCTGCCTACAGTGCCACGAAAGCTATGCAGAACACTTATCTGCAAGCCTTGGAGCAGTTGGCTAATAATCATCGTTATAACATACGCTTCACGGACATTCGCCCTGGTTTCGTAGATACTCCGTTACTGTCCGAATCCTCTCACTTCCCTATGCTGATGAAGACCGAGGATGTGGCAAAAAGCATTATGAAAGCCATAGAAAAGAAGCGGCACGTCAGTGTAATCGATGGTCGCTGGCGAATCTTCACAGCTGTGTGGCGACGTATTCCGAACTGGATTTGGAGGCGAATGAAGCTGAACAACTAA